The region taGGCTTGACATCAACCACTACAGAAAATAGTTAAACGGGTAAAATCAATAAAATGGTGAAAGTATGTTTGTCCTTTTCTCTATAAAACGCTTCCTAAAACCATGTACACATCAAATCATTGGAATTCAATGGAAGGAGTAAGAAATTTACTTTTATTGATATAATTTCAAATTACAGTAATTTGATGAGATGATATTTTAAATGGTAACAAAAGGATTTAAGTGGTTTACCTGTGGAGCATTTACAATGGAAGCACTTCCAACCACAGCACCAGATGCAGTAAAATAACCAGCGCCCTTGTGTGCCATTACCTGTGTAGGATTTACAATTATAAATTTACTTTTTATTTATAGTGTTAAATAACAATaaagttctttttttttcttttaatttccaACTTTAATTAAACTAATTGTTTTATTATTAGTTCAAAACGtaactaaaaatatatttttttttatttacgaTTTCTATTGTTAAATTTCATAGTACGTtgatcaattttattttttgtttttgtaagcAATTTTTTCAAGTAAAATATAATTTCTTTACTAATTCTTGAATATATACAATATATTTCAagaaaaaagtatatatatatatatatatatatatatatatatatatatatatatatatatatatatatatatatatatatatatatatatatatatatacttttttagTGGTATATCTTGCATTGATTAAAGTTTATTTTgagaaaagagtaaattacataaatggtccctatggtttggggtaatttgcacattTGGTCCCTAGCTTATtcttttaactcggaaggtccctactgtttgtttttgttacgcgcttgatccctatcttacctaaaaaaaactattatttaaatatgggAAAAATGGTAGATTAGGTAAGGTAAGGTAAGGTAAGGGGGTAGGGTTGGGATGTGtgcttatttaaataaattaaaaaatcaagggcaaagtagtctttttaggtaagatagggaccaaacgcgtaacaaaaagaaacagtagggaccttctaagttaaaaaaataagttagggaccaaacgcacaaactaccctaaaccatagggaccattcgtgtaatttactcttgagAAAATAACATTTTTGTCTTTATTGATCAGTTTGATTTCATTTAGGTGTGTGGTTATGCATCCTACTTCTAATTCTTCCTATTATAGCATTTTTTTCCTAATTAAGGCATTGTGCTTTGAAACATCAGCCCATTATAGCCTTATACTTAACAAAAAATCTACTCAATTGTAGCAGTGAAAAAAGCTTTAGTATTTAGAGAATAATATTGCTATAACAAGGTATATTTTCTAACTACAATACTATTAGCCTATTATATGAAGTAATGAAAGTAACATGCTAAAATAAACACATCAAATGGAAGTACATTTGCTATTCTTTTTCATATAGCAATGTTAGATACCTTATCTGTTTGAGTTTGGGCAATTGGTTCGCTGATATCACCACAAACTGTGGGCCCTGTTTGCAATATGAATGAAAATATATAAAGAATTGCATGGAGCATTATAATCAAAATTGTTGACACAATCAAAGAAGCATACCACTGTGTGAAGAAAAAGATCTAACCCATTTTGGGGTTAAAAATTCGGTTTTAAACGATGATACATCCCTGTTCCACACAAATTGTTGTAAAGAAATGTTAGGTTTTAGTGTTAATTCAACAAGATTAATGAACAATGAAGacctaaatgcaagaaatagcaatgaacTTGCATATTTAACATAATGAAAAAGGCATTAACATTTCTTGCTTTTAGCCAatgatgtaaaaaaaaaaaaattcaaaagtgcaattgctatttcttgcatttagcagCCTAGAGAAAAAAGAGTGTTTATTTTACCTTAAGGCTTTTGAATAAACAGGAGCACCTGTAATAGTGTAAGACATACATCATTTAgtgattaaattaaaaaaatttgtgATTTTTTCAGTAGGAAAACAAAGACACTCTTATGTAGGAGAACGCATGCATACCTTGATGAATTTCAGGTACTAGTTTTGATCCTCTTCCAAATGCCTACCACAATTGcaaaatatatatatagcaaCAAGTAATCTCATAGGAAAGATTTTAATGCATACAAACTCTAAAACTAAAACTAAATTTAGCTCTAACAAGATGGATGaatacaagaaatagcaatgctCTTTTGTTCCATTCTTGTGAAATTTAGTGACATAGTATAGTCCCTTAGATTTAAATATATAGTTCTTCATCATTACTTTTAATAATCATGTCTCCCTTTAACCAAATCAAAGACTAAAAAGGGTATAAAGCATATGTAAGCTAAAATATTATGTAAGTATACATACATTATTTGCAACTGCAGATGAGCACAGAGACAAAGCCTTCCGCCTGATAGCTCCACTCATCATCCTTATAATCTTCCCTACATAATATGAAGCATGCAGCATCAATATAAGCCAAAATGTTATGTGGGTATAAGTTCTCAAAATTAACTCCCCTCCCAAACAGAAGAAAAGAGAATCAAAACCAAATAGAAGTTATGGCTGCCTAGAAAAACAGGAATTCAACTTGGAACAATCAATGATTTGTTTTTGGACTTTAAAACTTAGGTGATTCCAAGCTTTTTGTTACAAAAGAtgaaaatcaaactaaaactTATAACAAATCTTTCAGAAAAGTGTTTTAAAACAATACGAAGCAATTATATCAGATCAATTTTGTATTTTGAATGTACCGATTTGGGGTTTGAAACATCAGCAGTCTAGATTATCCTAATCGGGTATTAGTTACGATTGATGATCAAATGAACTTTTTAGTATGATTTATGCAATCAAAAAGAGCTACGGAGCTGTAGAAACAACAAATACGAAatgaggattttttttttttttgacaaaatataGTTACCCTAGAATGATCTTTAGGACAATATGTATCAAGACCTAGATTCGATATCCGATTCACAGTGAACTACCGAAAATAGAGAAATTAAGACTACAGAAAAAGAGAAATCAAGAATGTTCGTCTAATCTGAAcagcaaagaaaaaaaaaaacataccgaTTTGCTTGTAGTCGAAGAAGGAATACCGAGAAAGAAAAAGGATTAGCGAGGAGAAACGCAAAGAAAAATAGCGTACCGATTAGCTTGGTGTCGCAGAAGGAAGGCGGGTGACGATTTGCTTGCAATCGATTGCGATGGTTGAAGCCGACGAATGTGGGTGCTGATCTGCTTGGGTGTCGAAGAAGTgagaattagaagaaaaaaaTAGCCTGTTCAGAGTTGCTCAAATCGCTGATTCGGACAGAGGGTAATAAATGGTTCAGAGATTTTTACCTCTTTACCAAACATAAATGTCATTCTTGCAGCATTTCCTCTATTTTTACCACATTGCCACACATTACCATAAAATAGAAGGAGTACCacacttttttttaataattgaactctattttaaataaataaaaaagtataaaatttcattacttcaaaataaaaaaaataacataacgttgcattaaattaaaaaaaaaaacataaaatgacattaaaaaaaaatcttaaacacTCAAAACAAACTAGAAACTTTAAACctacaaacttaaaaaaaaaaaatacaatcttAAACCTACTTAACATAATGTTTTTTTATGTCGGCTTTCATCGTCATAACAACTTCAAAACAGGTAAAAGAATCAAACACAAAAAATGGAGAGCAAagttgtgttgaatgattaaaaagCACTGCCTtaaaagagctcgatgaagaacttctactgtaaaggcagTGTAGAGTTACAAGATCATTAATTCAAAgcacggtgcatgcatgcattataaATAATTTAACCCTAGCACATTAATATCGGGTGGACAGGCTCAACCCATTACAAAAGATTAAGGGATAATGTCACTGTAGCACATGGAACTTTCTTCAATTGGCTAATCTAGTCCTTAAAGGTTTTTTTGGTACATTAGGCCAGTAAACTTGTAAGTGACCTTTTAATTACACCATTTTATCAAGTTTTAGAAGGTTTCCCGGTTGAACTTTTATATATgtgaattaatatatatttttttgtctaATCCAATGTCACGTCAATTAATGATATAAGAAGCTTAAATCCTATCGTCTTCAACTATCGAACTTCAGTCGTCTTCATTATTGAGCTGTAAAAGAAATCGAGTTAGGGTTTGTGAAGCATTCATGTGATCGATCTGAAGAAACAAAGAAGTCGTAGGAATGGCACAATCGGAACCTAATGGATTGTTTGCGATGGTGGAACTCAACTACCAAGGGGTGTTTAATCGAAATCTTTTCTCTTACACTGGTGGTGTGAAAACCATGTTCACTGATGTTGACTTTTCTTCTATGACTTATTATGAGTTTGTGACCTTCTGCGAACGTTTCATGCATGAAGAGTGTAAAAAGTTTTACTACTGTGAACCAGGAAATTCCCTGATGGAAGGGCTTAATCCCATTTCAAATGATGTGGAATATGCTGcttttatttttgatgcttatggAACAGATGGTGTAATTTCGGTTTATGTGGATCATATTGGGGTTGGTGTTGATAGGTGGCTTGATGAtgaagataatgatgatgatgaacaTGAGCATTGTATTGATGGTGAAAATGAAGATAACATAGATGAACTTAGGAAGGTTGCCTTTGAAATTAATGAGGATGTAGTGCATATGAATAGGACATCAAATGATCCTTTCTTGAGTAAGTTATGTGTTGATGATGAGGAGGATAACTACATTGTAAATAATGACAATGGGAGAGAATTTGAACTTAACATTCAAACTCATTCCATATTTAATGAGCTATTACACtggaaaaaacaaaaaccaattctagggatgagatttaaggGTCCAGGGCAAGTAATATCAATGTTGTGTAACTATGTTGTAACTAATGGATATCAAtcgtgttttgaaaaaaaatgatagGACAAGACTTTTGGTGAGGTGTAGCAAGGGTGCTTGCACATTTAGATTATGGGCTTCTTGGATGGGTGATGAAGAGAGTTTCCAAATCAAGCCACTAAAAGTTGATCATAATTGTGCTAGCAACTTCAAGTTTTGGATCATTGGTGACATATGCATGGATTGGAAGTCACTATACCAAAGAGATTGTACAAAGTCAAAAAATAAGTGTAAAGAAGCTTAGGCTGAAGGTAATAGCCAAGTTTGGTATCCAAGTTAGTATGGGGCAATGTAGAAGAGCAAAGAAATCTGCACTGAAACTTGTTGAAGGTAGCCTTGTTGAACATTATGGTAAGCTATGGTCATATGGTCATGAGATTTTAAGGACAAATTCTGGGTCAACTGTGAAACTAGATATGGAGGATGGTCCAGATGGAAAGAAATATTTTAGCAAGTTCTATTGTTGTTTTCAAGGAGTTAAACAAGGTTGGATTGAAGGGTGTAGAAGGATAATTGGTCTTGATGGATGTTTTCTTAA is a window of Lactuca sativa cultivar Salinas chromosome 1, Lsat_Salinas_v11, whole genome shotgun sequence DNA encoding:
- the LOC111896256 gene encoding uncharacterized protein LOC111896256, encoding MMSGAIRRKALSLCSSAVANNAFGRGSKLVPEIHQGAPVYSKALRDVSSFKTEFLTPKWVRSFSSHSGPTVCGDISEPIAQTQTDKVMAHKGAGYFTASGAVVGSASIVNAPQAAKLGLGSTATSTFLPNLALFWHINNGIEEILADYVHHEMTRSLVLVLMRLFLIVAAKDVFVATN